The Solanum dulcamara chromosome 2, daSolDulc1.2, whole genome shotgun sequence region tcataaaatctttaaacaTACGGAATGGAgagtcatgtggatgcaaccagaagctcccacacacCTTTCGTAACGTGTTCAatccctgcaacatacaatAAAATCACCTGCAAGCCCAGCACAACAgccacaacaccctactcgacattaaatttaactatgacggccttagtttagtttttttccaacgtcaagcatccttgtgcaattttttatagttacagccacatataagatgtttaatacactccataaccacaccataaactccaaattgaaatgaaaacccttaccttacccaaaattggccaaagcttgccaaaattcacctcggaagttcttcCAGCATGGCTGAAACATCATGGCTTCTTgttacccttttgatgcttCTCCAAACAGAAACTTtatattattaacaccttcatatcatgtccaaaaccttaccaaaacgtgggagaatagaaccaagtcataccttgctaaaacttgtctcgaaagttctcttaacataCTGAAAATTAAcggactatttgtatctcttccttgcttccccaaaatgagaTTATATGCTATTAAACACTTTCATGTATCCGTGGGATACCTTGAATAATTagtttacggaatgaaatcggagggcttaccttgcttgaccaaatccgtagctctctctccatgttctctaagtttttctccaatttttctaagtgtaaagatgctgaaaataagACCCTTAGTCATTAGATGACTAATATATAACCTTCCttagagggtgacacatggcaacccctaagggtgatatGTTTCAAGCCCTTAGGTAGCCACGTCATCTCATACAACCAATCCCAAGCCgccacatggcaggtgggggtccaccccaagcaagtgagtcacctacttaatcccagtaggtgcgtcacctacttttcacctacttgtcacctgcttgctttattttcatgggttcgtaatcttgtcttactttaagagcctatatattccttgctacttaagctcaatgtatactcaagtagctcaattatgtaagacgtccaagtcggTGGTGTACGTGAGTAAGTCCAAGTCGGTGGTGTATGtgagtaagtcaagtcctacgacccattacttggcctccaactccttctggattcttataaccctatttccaatcttccctattattgaGGTATCTTATTCTCtcctccttagagttgtttgatagcgttataaaTTATCTGActtacatgatgacttctaagaaacttaagagcctccccaaaaacttaagaagcttaagaagtgttccaaggtaccaaagtacggggtgtaacaattcaATTATATGGTGTACCTATTTCCATTACTTCTGATAGAGATTTTCTCTTTACTTCCATTTTTGGATGGCATTACAACATTGGTTGGGTACTCAGTTGGACATGAGTACAACCTTTCATCACTAGACTGATAGGAAGTCTGAGTAGACGATTCAGGTTTTAGAGGACATACTTTGAGCATATGTGATTTGTGTTTGTGCTTATTCGAAACAATACTTGCTTTTGGTGGATTATGCCTACTATAACAActatcactccagtattcacATGGATCCATTTGAGGCTAAGTATGGTAGGAGGTTTAGATCTCCCATTGGTTGGTTCAATGCTATAGAGGTGATAACCTCGAATAAATAATTGCATAGAGATGCCATGGAGCTGGTTTGTTTGATTCAAAGTAGATTATTGACCACCTAGAGTTTTCAAAAGAGTTATACCAATAAGAAAGTTTGAGGGGAGATCATGTTTGGATTAACGTGTCACCTATAAGGGGTGTGATGAGCtttggaaagaagggcaagcttagccatAGATTTATTGGTCTGTTTGAGATTTTGGAGCAgtttggagaggtggcctataatttggccttaccacctagatTTTCATCCATTCAtcctttttttcatgtttgCATGCTTCAGAAGTGTGAGCTtgatgagtcccatgtgatttCAATTGATTTTATGGTTTTAGAATCTGACTTGACATTCAAGGAAGAGCCTATAGCTATTTTGGATAGATAGGTTTAAAAGCTAAagaccaaggagatagcttctaTAAATGTCCAGTGGAAGCATCGTTTGATTAGGGAGGCTTCTTCGGAGAGAGAGTTTGATATGCTTCCTAGATATCCACAACTTTTTAAGGCTTTAGGTACTTTCTAttactttatgtttgaggatgaacatgatttttagtggtggataaagTAATGACCAtaaaggtcattttttgaaattcttaaaaaaatactGTTTATCACTCTAGATAGTTTTCCTGAATCATACTTGATAAGTATTTAAGGTTAAATTGAAATTAGATCaaaaatttgagattttggatagttttagagttttgaaaGCTTAAAGTTGTTAAAAAGTGAGTTTTGATGTCATCCAGAGATATaagtctcagaatggaatttcgtcaattccatcagctctagaatgtaGAATTTAGACTATGAGAGTTCTTATCTTCTTCCCAATGGTTTTAATAGTGATTCAGATCCTTGAGTTGTGATTTTGTGGAAGTTATGGCCTAACATTGACTTTCAACATTTGGAGTTCAGACACTTGAATTGGATTTCTATCAATTTTGTTGGATACGGGAGATGATTTTAGGCCTCGAAGAGATCTTAGTTGAATATTTAGAGGTTTTGAGGGCTATTTGGTATTTTTGATCGAAGGTTAGTTTATTGCTACTTTAACCGATtatgggtcaaggagacctcggaTCCATGTTTCGATAGATCCTTTTAGTCTGAAACATCGAATTCAGTTGGTTAGCATGTTTGGTTTGCATGCAAGAGATTCTGAACAAATCCTAAGGTTCTTTTATGTAAATTTTTAGACTTGTtgctttgttgttgttgttgttgttgttgtatctgaTGTCCGATGTCTTATTCATCATGATCGCAAACCTCCTTCCATGATTGCATAGGTGGTGTTTATTTTACTCCATGATTGCATGAGCCCTGCTGCGATCACATAGGTCTAAGTTCCCTAGGCATCGCGATTGCGTGCACTATGTCGCGATTGTGCAACTCATAAATTAGTTGACCTAATTTTTCTCTTTGCGACCGCGTGGAGGGGTGCCTCTATCGCAAAGTATAATGCCTAGTCAAATATTTATTTCCCAAAGTCGGGTTTCTTTCCCATTTAACTATTTTTGAACTTTAAGAGCTGGAGATTGGCAATTTTAAAGATGTTTTTCAAGATTTATtaattgggtaagtgatttcaAACTCAAACTTAGAAAAAATTTTCAAGAACTTGAGTTTCTACTAAAAGGGAATTTAAGTTAATTTCAACTTGTTTTTCGATTTGGTTTTCACCTACGAGTTCAAAAATCTTCGAATATCATGTTTTTCTATTTCCCTTAGCCCTCGGGTTTGACTTTTTAGGTCAATTTGGACCcaattttaaaaacataaaaattggGTATcttaattcataatttttatggGGATTTGTTATTTGATGAGATTTTATGAGTTCGAAAGCTCGATATATGAGGAAGCTCAAGTCCCGAATTGAATTTACTCTCTTTTAACGCAAGTGGACCTCTTTAACCTTTTTTAAAGTGTCATTGAACCTTCTATTCCTAGTTGTGTTTTTGGAGTAATGGAGAAAGGTGAGCGTCCTTGTACTATTCTACTTGTTATCAAATATTGTTGAAATATTGGTAATAATCATGTGGGAGTAAAATTAATCCATTGATTTAATAATTGGTGATGTACCAATATTATGTGTGATTAGTTATTAATATGAAATTTATCATCTTCTCATATTGCATATGACTATATCTAATTGCATTAGTTCTGAGACACTGTTGTGATGCATATTTTGAGGGAGTGATAAAAAAGAGAACAAAAAGGATGGACCAGTTATCGAGGGACGTGCCATGAATTATGGTCAATACTATATTTTGAGAGATATTCCATGTGTCATGGTTGATTCTATATTTTGAAGGACGTTCCCTACACTAGGGATGATATAATTTTGAGGAATGTGCCACATGTCAGGGTAAGTGCATAAACTGAATTTTCCTCATAGGTCCAGGGCCGCTAGTCAGCAGATATGTATTGATAGGATAGAAATGCATCACTCTATATGTTATTTGCATCGCATTGCGTCTTATCATTGTTGGTTGATGTGTGTGAGGGAAgtgttattttaatttattattgattGAGAACTTAAAGTGGTCTTGTTGAGAGTCAATTGATGTTATTCAACAGAAATACTTTGATTATGTTATGTCCATTGTTATTCTAGTATAGTTGTGCTGGGTTAGTTTCTAAattttgtgcaggttgtagtctgtGGAGGGTCGGATGGTATTTTAGGATACTTATATTCTCCATTACATTACTTAGGGTCATCTAGGGATGCTTGCAAAATATCATTGTGGTTTTGGTACTTACTCCCTTGCTTTTCTACATGTGTGCAGGTTACGAGCCTGAATAGTCTTGATCATCCCTCCTGCGTCATAGTGAGAGGCTTACCTTTGGATTTTGTGAGGTAACTGCTAGTCTACCTCGCAAACATCATCTACTCTTGATTATGTTTTTTTACTATTCTAGTATTATGGATATTCATACTTATGCTTTTCTTTGAATCTATTGTTATACTTTAGAGGTTTGTACAGGTGACACCAGGAAaaaatttatcatattataaatTCTGAAATGCTTAAGTTATGTTTATATCCTATATTATCTTCTTTACTTCTCCATTTAACCTTGTCAAGGGTTGCTAGTCTTACTTGTCTAGGTGGGTTAAGACTGTTGCCATCAAATCTGATTTTTAGTTTGTGAAAAGTGGTGTCGGTGATTGTATCCAAGGATGAGTTGGGTGAGAGTCCTTATGAAGGAGCACTATCTCAAGATGTGGATTTATCATTGAGGTAATTTCATTCAGCTGCGACATTAAATCAAGTGTTTCCTGGGAGGAAACACTCGATTTATAATTGAGGTAATTTCACTGAGCTATGACATTAAATCAAGTGTTTCCTAGGAGGAAACCCAAGTCTTTGCAATTCTTTTAACTTCactctttattatttttggtttgtttcaacaaagaaagagtGTTTTGAAAATGTTTGTGAGAGGCACATGCACCAGACTAGCAAAACACACGTGAAGCATATTCCTAAGATAGTTTAACTGGAAGAAAAATATACACATGTGAGCAACAGGTGGAAAACATGTGGTATCTACTACACAAATGCGTAATGCAACTCCAAAATAGTGCACTAGCaagaaaaatgttcaaaaatcACCATTTGTGTGACACATGCATCTCATATGTCTAAACCTACGAAATACAGGTGCAACACAAGCACAAATATGtcttattatttaaatattaaccCATTTTTGGTTACCCAGCCTGATTTGTGACCTGCGAGAACTAACATCCAAAATCTCTTCCCCTTCCCCATGAATAAACCCCCACTTCTCCATTATTTTCCACTTCTTCCACAACCTCTTCCTATTTTCCATCCTCCACACCAAGCAAGGTCATAAATCTCTTTTGGGTTAGTTGAAGAATGTCCATTGGAAAAGCTCTCAAGCTTATTTTACACCCACATTTCTACTCTAATCTTTGGTATATAATTTAGCTTTAAAAGTTGAACCTTGTATAGATGAGAAGATGAGGAATGGTATCATGCTAGATTTATTTCTCCCAAACCCTCCATTGTTCTAATAATTTTGGTCAAATTTGTTGTATTGGGGGTGGTTTGCTTTCGAAATTGAAAAATTATGGGGTGAATGACTTTACTTGTTATTATGCATACTTGCGAATCTTGAGTAGTATATTGAAATTTTAGCTAGGGTGATGTCTGACTAACACATTTCTGTTTATGTATCACATAGATTGTCCCTATGAAGGATTGTGTGACTTTATTCCTAAGGATAAATTCATAAGTATAGAGATTTCTTGATATCTTGATTGAAATGAGTGAGAATTGCATCCATGATTGTTGTGTGAGTGAATTGAGTTAATTTTGATTAGTGGTGAAGCTATATGTTGCAAATGAGAGTAGTTTGTCTTGAATGAATTGTGTTGAATCATATGTTTAGCTTGATGGTGGTTCTCAATAATGGATGGGGTAACGCGCTTGTTAAGAAAAGTAGTTGAGTTCTATAGATTGACCTTGCTAATATTTTGGGGGGAACTGAGTACCAATTAGATGATAAATGATGTTGTGAAGTGTTGCTTAATGAAAGGGACCTTTCAGGGTTGTATTCAACACTGTGAAGCACCTATGTGTGGATGTTGTTGCCTTGTATTTCACAGTTGTAACATAGGTTGAGGCTTGAAAACTTGTTCTACTTCCTCAAACATGTGCTACACCTACATATCATAGGTCTTCATCTGCTAAATGCAGATGTAAGCGTAGGTATGAGATATTATTGCAAATGATCAAGTTGAAGCATGTATTCTACATGTGTGTAGCAGAGTTCAACATGCTAATTGCATGTCTCGCACAATGAATGTTCAATGCCTAAAATGTTAAAGTCTTCTTGTATCTtacttctatttattttgtttacttcttttagttttttattttattattcattgaaaaatataaaaagatgtaaaaaaaaTCTGTAATACTCACAACTCTTGTAGGAATATGATGTCTCCTAGTCAAAGGGCCATGATCCTATTCTCATTAATGGTTGAAGAACTTTGGGAGCCAAATAAATATGAGGATAGCTTGATAACACAACTTTACTTTGGCATTCCCGAGTTGGAAACATATGACCTGAACTTTTGAGAGAAATAGATAATTACTTAATAGGTTGGGTTTAATAAGGCCTCATTCAAGGAGGATTTCCCAAACattgataaataatttgagtCGCGGATTAGGGTATGTTTACATCTATCATAGGTAGGTAATTTCCTTAAATAGTTGGGGGATTTTCTGCCTCCTACCATGCACAACTACATCTTGTACACCATAAGGGCAATGTGGAGTCCATACCATTCTTATTTTCTATACCGGTGCATGGTAAAAAGGTTAATATTACTCTGACCATAATAAACTCTATTTTCTGAATTGGTCTATACATCGTCGTACAGGGTTTGCCAGATGGATAGGAATGAAAGATGATAAATATGCTTGGTTAGCCAAAATAATTGTTGAGGGTAGTCCTTTATGGAAAAGTACTAAGAGAGACGTAGCCCAGCTAGATCTATCATTTCAAAGGAAAATTTGGTTGGACCTGGTTTGCACAAGGCACATCCCCTCTAATAATAGATGACATATGTCCATTGAAGCATCCAATCTTATTTCCCACATTATGAAAGGATTGAACATCAATGAGGGTGAAATAATAGACAAAAGGATCAAATGGAAGGCTACACAACATACAACATCTATGCCCTTTCATATGCTTATCAGTCCTTTATATCTTTAAGCCAGATGTCCTCCTCGTTAAGGCGTCGATTGAAATTAATGCACCAAAAGCATGATTGATTTGGTATAAAAAAGATTAttattctttgatttttaaaaagggGAAACTATCTTCCACCACCACCCAGTCCTCCTCGATCGATCCTCATATTCCACAATTGCCACCACAACACACTACATCCACCTCACCCTCAGCTTAGGGCTTACTCAAATTGGTTCATATGGATCATGATCAAAATGATCAATTGTTAAAACTAGAAAAAGCTATACCATCCCTCATTCATAAGGAAGTCAAGTTAGCAATGAAGCTAGTAGTTGAATCGTTAAGCAACCATTGTGCGTGAGTGGACACCCTAAAAGGGATATTGCATCTTTGAGGAAAACAATGGGCACAAATCATATTGTTCCACCATGGGAGTTAGATCTTAATTTTCTAAACAAGACTCATAAATCTATAAGTCAAGCAGCTAGCCCACCTGATAATTGGTATATAGAGGATAGTGGATcttaaaattctaattttttagAGATTAAAGAGGTGTATAAGCCCAATTGAGGGGTACCCCTAGCTTAGTCAACCTAGTGGGGGAATTTCCTATTTTACATACCATCACATGATGTCACTTAATGACAAGAAAGAAGTTATATCTCCATTAGACCGACTTGACCTTTCCACCAACTCATCGGTTCAATCTCTAGTTGGGTTTGAGATTAACTCAGCTCATGCATATATTCCTCCGAGAAAACCACTTTGATCATAGTGTACATAGAGGGTTCCTATACCTTTTTTAATTATCAAGCATTAGGGAAATCACTTATGTCTTTTGCTGAGAGTGGATTTTTATTGTAGAATGTTGCACTTTGGTTATGAGCCCTTACAATAAAAACAagcccagtataatcccactaTGTGGGATCTGGAGAGGGTATAGTGTACACTTAACCCCCActttgaaaggtagggcggctgtatCCAAAATACCCTCGACTCAAGAGAAGAGAACAAGAGAGGGAAATAAGGAAACTATGACTACTATGGTGAAAAGATAAGCCACCTAGCATTCTATCTTAATCTGAGTCATCCAcaacctcctatctaaggtcatgtcatCGGCTAGCTGCAACTGTgtcatatcctgtctaatcacccctctccaatacttcttcggcctcccttgTTTCCTATCAAGGAGTATTTTGTATACTACTCCAACCGTCTCAACccttaagaaaatatatattaagaagatttttgactatttttccCTCATGTATGTCTTAATATATAATctctattaattaaatattacttAGGGGAcatgattttaatatttaatttatatgagCCCTTATCAGGCTTAATTTATATAATGGTTTGAGACATTGGGgacataattttaatatttaattgtgCCCTTTTTAGGATTGATCTTTTATGATGATTGTGTTGCTTCAATGCCTGATTAGTCTTACATGCCAATTATTTTACTATACGCACTTGCAAATTATACTTAAAGCCCTCATCGAGCCTTGTTTTCAAATGATATATGAGCGCACGATCAATTTTTCCTTATGAATAGTTGGTAGTGGAAAATAACCCAAGAGGGTTTTCTTAATACCACAAGTTTTTCCCAAggaacaatttttttctttttatcttattttggtttattttgCATATCAAATCGGATTGATATTTCCCTGTGATAAATTGAGAGGTGACTCTGTTATGAAAAAATGCAAAGTTTTAGATattttttgagtctatgttacAGTTTTATCAAGAGGGACAATCAAAATATTTGatttgaaaagtattttttgaatgaattttgaaaatctagaaaaagagagaaaaagtgAATTCTAACATAATCTCTTCTAATGATTTCTACATTCTTTATTTGGCTTTGAAATTTATAAATGGATATTGATTAAATAATAGTAGATTGTCAAAAGTCATCCtattcaattgattttgagAATAGTATAACTTGTTGCTCTCTGATTCCATGTATTGCGAGTTGTAGTTTGTTCTTTCTTAAGCATATCGTCGAGAACTTTCCTCCAAATGTGAttcaaggaaaaaaattatatgtggGTTAGCTTGGAAAATGACCTTAGGCCCTCATTTTATTGgtattatgtttttatttatttttgggtaAAAGTGATTAAAGGtgacaaaaaatattcaaaacaaagaaaaagtgATACAAGTCTTAATTGAGTATAGgtgataattttaaaattagtgttaatgaaattgattttaaaatccTCAAACTttattatttacaaaaatatcctctcTTCTCCCTACCCCTCCCCCTCTCCCTCTCTTCTACCGCCACCGCCATCCCCACCCTTCTGCCATCACCGCCATTCTCACCCTTCCTATTGCTTCAACCATCATTAGCACCTTCTCCTTTACCACTACCACAGTCACCTCCTCCTCTTACTCCTCCACCACCACCTATTCCTCTTTTTCCATAATCATCATCACCACCACCTTGACCACcacctcttcctcctcctcctccaccATCACCACCAACACCACCACCACTATCTCCCTCATCAGCTCCTTCTTTACcttattttcttccaattttttttattaaatgtcGAAGTTGCTGCAAAcactataaaaaaattattgcaaCAATTTCAATGATTGTTGCAGTAACTCAAGCAATTATTGAAGTTATTACAGAAATTCAGTAATTGTTGAAGTTGTTGTAGCAACTATAATAGCTATTCCAACCACTATCATAGCAATTGTTGTAGCAATTAACATACTTATTGCAACAACTATCGCACTTGATGTAGCAACTATCGTAGTTTCTTAATtttctgtaaaaaaaaattgaatgacttatttatttattttttaaaaattctcaaaatcaaaGTAAAACAGtctataaaaaaagaagaagaataacacgataaaaaaaaagataaatgtaGATGCTCGTGATAACAATAATGAAGAAGATAAAAAAAAGATGGAGGAAGAGAgaatgaaagaaagaagaagatggaGGGAGGAAGAGAGAAATCTGAAGAGAGAACGTAAGATGgggaaatttcaaatttaaaaatttcaaattagaggaaagactttttaaaatttataaatatttgatatGCACCTCAAAGTTTTTAATTACACTAATCTGATTTATTTGTTGATTAATTCTATTTGACAAAGTTTCACCAATTTTAATACAAAGACTTGAATGACACCTTATACtcattttctcttatttttttctaactGGTCTCTTTGAATAATCACTTTGCCTAAATTCTCTTTTTCTTAACATTGACCTTCGCCAACCCCACTGAGCATTAACCGATTCATTGGAAACCATGTATAACTCTTTGACGTTTTTGAATCCTCTATTTTTTTatccttacctccataatggcTAGTGATAAAAATATAGGCTAAAAGCCTATGTTTGGGGGAATACAAATGAAGAATGAATAAGGTGATGTCGGTAAAAGTCTAAATTTGGGGGGGTGCATCAAAGAATGAGAGAGGAATGAAATTCGATATGATATGGAACCATGTGTTTCAATTGAAAAGTGCTAGATGAACCAATGGTGAAcgaacaaaaagaagaaaaagaatgaattggtgcTAGTTCTTCTCGTGCACATGCCTTATGTGAGTAAATGGGTGTTTGAATGAATGGTTGATACCATGAATAGGAGAAATAAAGTGAATTCAAATCAATAATGTGAACGGTGTGATCAAAGAGTTATTTGATCATGTTAGGGAGGTTCTAAGGCATTGAACCAAAGTATATCCTACCTTTTTCCCCTAGCTTATATCTTGACGCAAGTTCTTTATGATTTTGAGCTTTTTAACTCCATATTAGTGGTGATTTAAATAAAGAGTAATACTATAGTTTGATGTGTGTATGATTGAATATCTTTGAGATAGTGAGTATTTTTACAAGATTTATAATCCCTTGAGGTGACTTACATGATTGTAAGTGGGATTCTCTCTTGTTATGAGTGGCATTATATCCTTTGAGTGAATAATGAGGTCGTGATTTTAATTGAGTTGCATGAATGTTAAAACTTGTGTTGTGAATTCTTAGGAAAACCTTGAAAGTTGATTTCATTGCCTTGAGATGCTTGTAGATGTTCTTGAATGAAATATTGTCCCCAAATTTTGATTAACAAGtgtgattttaaatttaaaaatagttcaaaGAAGATAACCTTTACCTTGTGGAAATGGTGGAACAATTGAGGTTTGTGCTTGTGTAtagagtattttatttttagtcaagtgttgttttgttttatttgaGTTATTGTATTCTATTGTCAGCCCCAATGTCATAATAAACCAGAACCAAACTTGTACTTAGAATGTGCTTTGCTTGAGTACAAGCAATAGTTCAAGTTAGGGGGTTTGATACAAACTTATTTGATTCTTAAGAGTGAGTTATTTCCTTGTTTTAATGCTAATGAAAGTCCTGCATTCTTGTATATGCAGGCATTCCTTAGAAATGGAAAAACTGAAGAATTGGAAGTAGAAGTATATTATTCAAGGTCAACGAGGAACACGCGTTTCACATAAGTGAACCTATATTTCTTAGGTGCACTCGAAAGGAAAAGATACTAAAAGGTGCACA contains the following coding sequences:
- the LOC129871363 gene encoding glycine-rich cell wall structural protein 1.0-like, giving the protein MPFLYRFGCSLSGTTMDIVFVYARLGSGPGSVYGLSACPMDPSGQCITEMYEEVTWVPHSRPGAGKEGADEGDSGGGVGGDGGGGGGRGGGQGGGDDDYGKRGIGGGGGVRGGGDCGSGKGEGANDG